One window of Desulfonatronovibrio magnus genomic DNA carries:
- a CDS encoding AbrB/MazE/SpoVT family DNA-binding domain-containing protein, with translation MRSTITERGQTVVPAEIRRKFHLKPSDRLEWFVGPDGIRVVPVVDDPITAFRGKGKGGGTKRLLEERAYDRGLE, from the coding sequence ATGCGTAGTACAATTACTGAACGAGGGCAGACAGTCGTGCCCGCTGAGATCAGGCGAAAGTTTCATCTCAAACCTTCTGACCGTCTTGAATGGTTCGTTGGGCCTGATGGCATTCGCGTTGTGCCGGTTGTGGACGACCCGATTACCGCTTTTCGAGGCAAGGGGAAAGGCGGAGGAACCAAGCGACTTTTGGAGGAACGCGCCTATGACCGAGGTTTGGAGTGA
- a CDS encoding glycosyltransferase family 2 protein: MPTNNKESYQNLADHYLKQGNQKKYKHYIELARSIKDDSFAPEPISTTENLLVPSVEELIKLYNFGKHSMLVELAAKNPNHEILPYLASSIYFSQNKPDLAAESASNIKDNDQKRLRIKTAGAWKKINKPLNSEPRVHLLILSHNREEYVENALQQLAATDYRNYAVYIADNGSEDRTWDIVQEAVKAFPEHIKVKIEKFPTNIGRPAGHNWLLTKYDHSGADYIAIGDDDLVEVPPDWLTRMVQTAKAFPRCAVVGGKALNPGKPDVIHGGIRNITRFSSDQLNLSNGDDQIDYGQFDYVDKVDHVIGCLHIYDRQILFDEVGLFDIRFSPCQYVDIDHHLRIRMLGYDIIFNGLISFRHLRAMGNQAKKDITLAGNSQGNAIKILHKFNQHAVNKQLNFLSEERMKWLNAD; the protein is encoded by the coding sequence ATGCCTACAAACAATAAAGAATCATACCAGAATCTTGCTGATCATTACTTAAAACAGGGAAACCAGAAAAAATATAAGCACTACATTGAGCTTGCCAGAAGCATTAAGGACGATTCTTTTGCGCCAGAACCTATAAGCACCACAGAGAATCTCTTGGTCCCTTCTGTGGAAGAATTGATTAAACTATACAACTTCGGCAAGCACAGCATGCTTGTTGAGCTGGCTGCAAAAAATCCAAATCACGAAATTTTGCCTTACCTGGCATCATCAATTTATTTTTCCCAGAACAAGCCCGATCTTGCAGCAGAATCAGCATCAAATATAAAAGACAATGATCAGAAAAGGCTGCGTATTAAAACCGCAGGCGCTTGGAAAAAAATTAATAAACCCCTTAACAGTGAGCCAAGGGTTCACCTTCTTATACTGTCTCACAACAGGGAGGAGTATGTAGAAAATGCCTTGCAGCAGCTGGCAGCAACTGATTACAGAAACTATGCAGTTTACATTGCTGATAATGGCTCTGAAGACCGTACATGGGATATTGTACAGGAAGCTGTTAAGGCCTTTCCAGAGCATATCAAGGTCAAAATTGAAAAATTTCCTACCAACATTGGACGACCAGCTGGACATAACTGGCTGTTGACTAAATATGACCATTCCGGGGCTGATTATATCGCTATTGGTGATGACGACCTGGTAGAAGTACCTCCAGACTGGCTGACCAGAATGGTTCAGACGGCCAAGGCCTTTCCCAGATGCGCAGTTGTTGGGGGCAAGGCCCTAAATCCTGGCAAGCCTGATGTTATTCACGGCGGAATACGCAATATAACCAGGTTTTCTTCAGACCAGCTAAATTTAAGCAACGGTGATGACCAAATCGACTATGGACAATTTGATTATGTAGATAAAGTGGACCATGTAATCGGATGCCTGCATATTTATGATCGTCAAATTTTGTTTGATGAAGTGGGGTTATTTGATATCAGATTCTCCCCCTGCCAGTATGTAGATATTGACCATCATCTTCGAATCAGAATGTTGGGCTATGATATAATCTTCAATGGTCTTATTTCATTTCGTCATTTAAGGGCCATGGGCAATCAGGCCAAGAAGGACATTACACTTGCAGGAAATTCTCAAGGAAATGCAATTAAAATCCTTCATAAATTTAATCAGCATGCAGTTAATAAACAGCTTAACTTCCTCTCAGAAGAGCGTATGAAATGGCTTAATGCTGATTAG
- a CDS encoding glycosyltransferase family 2 protein, producing MSSLSTEPRIHVLLYTFNKADELGQTLASLRKTDYDNYKVFLLNNGSTDHTSKILDALPQKMFPGMEIINLPVNIGAPAARNWLLALPEHETCEYIAYFDDDIRVEPDWLKKMLAALKENPQAGVVGAKILNIGKPKTIQHSGGILTKSEDWIDNVAIWTSVTDNGQFDNVSERDYLMGCANLYRIDAIRDVGDFDLQFSPTQFDDVDHHLRMRLKGWKVLFHGGVEVLHTRKSGGPHNHNHIANRYKLQNKYTKRMAGQIISQGAVVDFLKKHPWAKEQNG from the coding sequence ATGTCTTCTCTCAGTACAGAACCCAGAATCCATGTCCTCCTCTATACCTTCAATAAAGCTGACGAACTCGGCCAAACCTTGGCCAGCCTCAGAAAAACAGATTATGACAACTACAAGGTTTTTCTGCTCAATAACGGCAGCACAGATCACACCTCTAAAATATTAGATGCCCTGCCCCAAAAAATGTTTCCAGGCATGGAAATAATTAATCTGCCAGTAAATATTGGTGCGCCTGCGGCCCGAAACTGGCTTCTGGCTTTGCCTGAACATGAGACCTGCGAATACATTGCCTATTTTGATGATGACATCAGGGTGGAACCTGACTGGCTGAAAAAAATGCTTGCAGCTTTAAAAGAAAATCCCCAAGCCGGTGTTGTTGGTGCCAAAATCTTGAATATCGGCAAACCCAAAACCATTCAGCACTCAGGTGGAATTCTTACCAAATCTGAAGACTGGATTGATAATGTTGCCATCTGGACAAGTGTTACAGATAATGGTCAATTTGATAATGTTTCAGAACGCGACTATCTCATGGGATGTGCCAACCTTTATCGGATTGACGCAATCAGGGATGTTGGGGATTTTGATCTCCAATTTTCCCCGACCCAGTTTGATGATGTTGATCATCATTTAAGAATGCGCCTCAAAGGCTGGAAAGTACTATTTCACGGCGGTGTAGAGGTTTTGCACACCCGCAAAAGCGGCGGCCCGCATAATCATAACCACATAGCCAACAGATATAAATTGCAGAACAAGTATACAAAAAGAATGGCCGGGCAAATAATCAGCCAGGGGGCTGTGGTTGATTTTCTAAAAAAACATCCCTGGGCTAAAGAACAAAATGGATAA
- a CDS encoding FkbM family methyltransferase, protein MLDRDLITENMDSIAKLYDLLADDESRNVLTMMLKFRITMDPRLIKCSAYRQYHHPEVSPVHGDFLLDGGAFTGDTVLDFSRTLQGKIKGVCFEPDKENFKILEHNLYANKLDRKFKAVPLGLWSKSATLSFDSASQSSRIVENSSNSIKVIDIDTYCKRTGLAPDLIKMDVEGAELEALAGGESTIKTLKPKMMVSAYHHGIHLWEIPLRLADMGYNEIFLGHHPPEYTIYETVVYCR, encoded by the coding sequence ATGCTTGACCGGGATCTCATAACTGAAAACATGGATTCAATAGCAAAACTGTATGATCTTCTTGCTGATGATGAATCGCGTAATGTGTTAACCATGATGCTCAAATTTAGAATTACCATGGACCCAAGGTTGATTAAATGTTCAGCATATCGTCAATATCATCACCCTGAAGTCAGCCCGGTTCACGGAGATTTCCTTCTGGATGGAGGAGCATTTACCGGTGATACGGTTCTGGATTTTTCCAGGACCCTGCAAGGTAAAATCAAAGGGGTTTGCTTTGAGCCTGACAAAGAAAATTTCAAAATTCTTGAACATAATCTTTATGCCAACAAGCTGGATCGAAAGTTCAAAGCTGTGCCTCTGGGACTATGGAGCAAGAGCGCTACTTTATCCTTTGACAGTGCAAGTCAGTCTTCCCGCATTGTTGAAAACTCTTCAAATTCAATTAAAGTGATTGATATTGATACATATTGCAAAAGGACAGGATTAGCACCGGATTTAATAAAAATGGATGTTGAAGGCGCTGAACTTGAAGCTTTGGCTGGTGGCGAATCAACAATAAAAACCCTCAAACCCAAAATGATGGTCAGTGCTTACCACCATGGCATCCACTTATGGGAAATCCCCCTGCGCCTTGCAGATATGGGCTACAATGAAATATTTCTTGGTCATCACCCACCAGAATATACCATATATGAAACTGTAGTTTATTGCAGATAG
- a CDS encoding ISNCY family transposase, which yields MRKIFENQPNLFHLMPNNKLGKQLGKISVILSENKQVLNNIFIDIAADKDHTVGRNGLNANQVLRCAVLKMLMNFTYERLEFHLSDSQAMRAFAKLNYNQKPSKSSLQANIKSISEDTWEKINKALVMYSLDTKIETGNMTRTDATVVDTNIHEPLDSTLLQDGIRVITRILGQINELCPGLIFTDHNRAAKKRVMEIMHAKQNKKTKPYKKLLRLADNVAHYADQAHARLEAYNDPDIEKKLLAEHLKEQLEYNLKMLHKVMDQTIRRVINKEHVPADEKLTSFFEPHSDIIVKDRRDTYFGHKVYLTTGKSGLVLDCMMPRGNPNDSTLVGEIVDRQKQILEKTPRQISMDGGFASQDGLNKAKEAGVKDVCFAKKRNLNILDMVKSSYVYKKLRNFRAGIEAIISAMKRAFGLDRCTWRGWEGFKQYVWSSVVAFNLQILATA from the coding sequence GTGCGAAAAATATTTGAAAATCAGCCTAATCTCTTTCACCTGATGCCGAATAATAAACTTGGTAAACAGCTCGGAAAAATATCTGTCATATTGTCTGAGAATAAGCAAGTGCTCAACAACATATTTATCGACATAGCTGCGGACAAAGATCATACAGTTGGCCGCAATGGATTGAATGCTAACCAGGTACTGAGATGCGCTGTTCTCAAAATGCTGATGAACTTCACCTATGAACGCCTGGAATTTCATTTGTCAGATTCTCAGGCCATGAGAGCATTTGCCAAGCTGAACTACAATCAAAAGCCAAGCAAATCATCTCTACAGGCAAACATAAAGTCCATATCTGAAGACACATGGGAAAAGATCAATAAAGCTCTGGTCATGTACAGCCTTGATACAAAGATCGAGACAGGAAATATGACCAGAACAGACGCCACGGTTGTGGATACCAATATCCATGAGCCTTTAGACTCAACCCTTTTGCAGGACGGCATCAGAGTCATTACCAGAATCCTGGGCCAAATAAATGAACTCTGTCCGGGGCTCATATTCACAGACCATAACCGGGCTGCCAAAAAGAGAGTCATGGAAATTATGCACGCAAAGCAGAACAAGAAGACAAAACCCTACAAGAAACTACTGAGATTGGCCGACAATGTCGCGCATTACGCCGACCAGGCTCATGCCCGGCTTGAAGCATACAATGATCCAGACATCGAAAAAAAGCTTCTGGCCGAACATCTCAAAGAGCAGCTTGAATACAACCTGAAAATGCTGCACAAAGTCATGGATCAAACCATACGCCGGGTAATCAACAAGGAACATGTTCCTGCTGATGAAAAGCTGACTTCTTTCTTTGAACCCCACAGCGACATCATAGTAAAAGACAGAAGAGACACCTACTTCGGACACAAAGTCTATCTGACTACTGGAAAAAGCGGCCTTGTCCTGGACTGTATGATGCCAAGAGGTAACCCGAATGATTCCACTCTTGTTGGGGAAATCGTGGATCGTCAAAAGCAGATCCTTGAAAAGACCCCCAGACAAATATCCATGGACGGAGGTTTTGCCTCCCAAGATGGCTTAAACAAAGCCAAAGAAGCGGGAGTCAAGGATGTCTGCTTTGCCAAGAAACGCAACCTGAACATCCTGGATATGGTCAAAAGCTCTTATGTATACAAAAAGCTTCGCAACTTCAGGGCCGGGATAGAAGCCATCATCTCCGCCATGAAGCGGGCCTTTGGTCTGGACCGCTGCACCTGGAGAGGCTGGGAGGGCTTCAAGCAGTACGTCTGGTCCAGCGTGGTTGCCTTCAATCTCCAGATTCTGGCCACTGCTTAG
- a CDS encoding protoporphyrinogen/coproporphyrinogen oxidase, producing MDKQILIIGAGPTGLGSGYRLQELGYKNWRIVEKNSYAGGLAASFVDDQGFTWDVGGHVIFSHYKRFDKLVDQALGSDYLEHLRESWIRILDRWIPYPFQNNIRHLPKEAVFECLEGLYEASQAMDGSAANFKEWILSIFGQGISDYFMLPYNKKVWAAPLEKMSKDWIAERVSIVDFKRVLENVILEKDDVSWGPNNKFKFPLNGGTGEIFRNTAMRFEDHIDYDKSIEWIDVEKKQTRLSDGSTRSYDLLISTMPLDVLVSKIRNRPEQVQNAAGLLVANKGLVVGVGFERSDASKKCWMYFPEKKSPCYRVTYFSNYSYNNVPDINSNFSLMGEISYPKDTHVDKELAVEQTIQGFINTGLIRPEDRNLIKSVYTIDIEHSYPVPTLERDKALNVIQPWLESKDIYSRGRFGAWKYEVANMDHSVVQGMEVVDRLLMGEDEKIL from the coding sequence ATGGATAAGCAAATACTCATAATAGGCGCTGGTCCCACCGGCCTTGGCTCCGGGTACAGGCTTCAGGAGCTTGGTTATAAAAACTGGCGGATAGTGGAAAAAAATTCTTATGCCGGAGGCCTGGCCGCAAGCTTTGTGGATGACCAGGGCTTTACCTGGGATGTGGGCGGTCACGTAATATTTTCTCATTACAAGCGTTTTGACAAACTGGTGGATCAGGCTTTGGGCAGTGACTATCTTGAACACCTGCGTGAAAGCTGGATACGTATCCTGGATCGCTGGATTCCTTACCCTTTTCAAAACAATATTCGGCATCTGCCCAAAGAAGCGGTTTTTGAGTGCCTTGAGGGGCTGTATGAAGCCAGCCAGGCCATGGATGGCTCCGCTGCAAATTTCAAAGAATGGATACTGTCAATTTTTGGACAGGGAATTTCAGACTATTTTATGCTCCCATACAACAAAAAAGTCTGGGCTGCTCCTCTGGAAAAAATGTCCAAGGACTGGATTGCTGAGAGAGTGTCCATTGTTGATTTCAAGCGTGTCCTGGAGAACGTGATCCTGGAAAAGGACGATGTGAGCTGGGGGCCCAACAATAAGTTCAAATTTCCATTAAACGGAGGAACTGGGGAAATTTTCCGCAATACTGCCATGCGTTTTGAGGATCATATTGATTATGATAAGTCCATTGAATGGATTGATGTTGAAAAAAAACAGACCCGGCTTTCAGACGGAAGTACCAGGAGCTATGATCTACTCATATCCACCATGCCTTTGGATGTCCTTGTTTCAAAGATCAGAAACAGACCGGAACAAGTTCAAAATGCTGCCGGCTTGCTTGTAGCCAATAAAGGACTGGTTGTGGGGGTAGGTTTTGAACGAAGTGATGCTTCAAAAAAATGCTGGATGTATTTTCCGGAAAAAAAGTCCCCCTGCTACCGGGTGACCTACTTTTCCAATTATTCATATAACAATGTTCCGGACATCAATAGTAATTTTTCCCTGATGGGTGAAATATCCTATCCAAAAGACACTCATGTGGACAAAGAACTGGCAGTTGAACAGACCATCCAGGGCTTTATCAATACCGGATTGATAAGGCCTGAAGATAGAAACCTGATTAAGAGTGTCTATACCATTGATATCGAGCACAGCTATCCAGTTCCTACCTTAGAGCGGGACAAGGCTCTAAACGTTATCCAGCCATGGCTTGAGAGCAAAGATATATATTCTCGGGGCAGATTCGGGGCCTGGAAATACGAAGTGGCCAACATGGACCATTCTGTTGTCCAGGGCATGGAAGTGGTGGACCGGCTGCTGATGGGGGAGGATGAAAAGATTTTATAG